One part of the Tenacibaculum sp. 190130A14a genome encodes these proteins:
- the purB gene encoding adenylosuccinate lyase — MNLTHLNAISPIDGRYRNKVEKLADYFSEEALIKYRVKVEIEYFIALCEIPLPQLADFNKDLYPELRKIYGSFTASDAQKVKDIESVTNHDVKAVEYFIKEKFDALGLDKHKEFIHFGLTSQDINNTSVPLLIKDAMEEVYFPTLDSLTAKLATLSEEWENIPMLARTHGQPASPTRLGKEFFVFVERVNQQVLYLQKTPHAAKFGGATGNYNAHKVAYPSIDWKNFGTHFVEEILGLHHSFPTTQIEHYDHMASLFDGLKRINTILIDLDRDVWTYISMDYFKQKIKAGEVGSSAMPHKVNPIDFENSEGNLGIANAIFEHLAAKLPISRMQRDLTDSTVLRNVGVPFGHTIIAFTATLKGLNKLLLNEAKFEEDLENNWAVAAEAIQTILRREAYPNPYEALKGLTRTNEKITQQSIASFIDTLDVSNDIKEELKQITPSNYTGI, encoded by the coding sequence ATGAATTTAACACATTTAAACGCCATCTCTCCTATTGATGGTAGATACAGAAACAAAGTAGAAAAGTTAGCTGATTATTTCTCAGAAGAAGCACTTATCAAATATAGAGTGAAGGTAGAAATCGAATATTTTATTGCTTTGTGTGAAATACCTTTACCACAATTAGCTGATTTCAATAAAGATTTATATCCTGAGTTACGTAAAATCTATGGATCTTTTACAGCAAGCGATGCACAAAAGGTTAAGGATATAGAAAGTGTAACAAATCACGATGTGAAAGCAGTTGAATATTTTATTAAAGAAAAGTTTGACGCCTTAGGTTTAGACAAGCATAAAGAATTTATCCATTTCGGGTTAACTTCTCAAGATATTAATAACACTTCTGTTCCTTTATTAATTAAAGATGCAATGGAAGAGGTGTACTTTCCTACTTTAGATAGTCTTACAGCAAAATTAGCTACTTTGTCTGAAGAATGGGAAAACATTCCTATGTTAGCGCGTACCCATGGACAACCTGCTTCTCCTACAAGATTAGGAAAGGAGTTTTTTGTTTTTGTAGAACGTGTAAATCAACAAGTTTTATATTTACAAAAAACACCACACGCAGCTAAATTTGGCGGAGCAACTGGAAACTATAATGCTCATAAAGTTGCATATCCTTCAATTGATTGGAAAAACTTCGGAACTCATTTTGTTGAGGAAATTTTAGGACTACACCATTCATTTCCAACAACGCAAATTGAGCACTATGACCATATGGCTTCTTTGTTTGATGGTTTAAAACGTATCAACACTATTTTAATAGACTTAGATAGAGATGTTTGGACTTATATCTCTATGGACTACTTCAAGCAAAAAATTAAAGCAGGAGAAGTTGGGTCTTCTGCGATGCCTCATAAAGTAAATCCAATTGATTTTGAAAACTCTGAAGGAAACTTAGGAATAGCCAATGCTATTTTTGAGCATTTAGCTGCTAAATTACCTATTTCTCGTATGCAACGTGATTTAACAGATAGTACTGTTTTACGTAATGTGGGTGTTCCTTTTGGACATACAATCATTGCTTTTACAGCTACATTAAAGGGGTTAAATAAATTATTGTTGAATGAAGCTAAGTTTGAAGAAGATTTAGAAAATAATTGGGCAGTTGCTGCAGAGGCTATTCAAACAATACTTAGACGTGAAGCATATCCAAATCCATACGAAGCATTAAAAGGATTGACTAGAACTAACGAAAAAATCACGCAGCAATCTATTGCTAGTTTTATTGATACCTTAGATGTTTCAAATGATATTAAAGAAGAATTAAAACAAATAACTCCATCAAACTATACAGGAATTTAA
- a CDS encoding Crp/Fnr family transcriptional regulator has protein sequence MIPQEILLKYNATLKTFEKDVSLFSENDSARYYYQIVSGAVKMNNYNEDGKEFIQGIFYKEQSFGEPPLFIDIKYPASAVTLVTSQILLVPKQYFFQLLKEHPEIHLNITQSLAKRLYYKAIIASEISSQEPAHRVLRFIDYLKTDVSKVTGKFTFKVAYTRQQIADILGLRVETVIRVIKNLEKQGELKIVKRKVYR, from the coding sequence ATGATACCACAAGAAATTTTACTAAAATACAATGCAACCTTAAAAACATTTGAGAAAGATGTTTCCCTCTTCTCCGAAAATGACTCTGCTCGTTATTACTATCAAATTGTGAGTGGAGCCGTTAAGATGAATAATTATAATGAAGATGGTAAAGAATTCATTCAGGGTATATTTTACAAAGAACAGAGCTTCGGAGAGCCTCCTTTGTTTATTGATATCAAATATCCGGCAAGTGCAGTTACTTTAGTTACCAGTCAAATCTTATTGGTTCCTAAGCAATATTTCTTTCAATTGTTAAAAGAACATCCAGAAATACATTTAAACATTACCCAAAGCCTAGCCAAAAGACTGTATTACAAGGCTATTATAGCCTCAGAAATATCTAGTCAAGAACCTGCACATAGAGTACTTAGATTTATTGACTATTTGAAAACAGATGTTTCTAAGGTAACTGGAAAATTTACATTTAAAGTAGCTTATACAAGACAGCAAATAGCAGATATACTCGGACTTCGCGTAGAAACCGTAATAAGGGTAATTAAAAACCTTGAAAAACAAGGAGAATTAAAAATTGTAAAGCGAAAAGTTTATCGTTAA
- a CDS encoding group III truncated hemoglobin, which translates to MKTKEIENRADVYLLVSTFYDKIKKDDFIGPIFLRIISEEEWEDHLQKLTDFWETNLFFVRKFKGNPMKAHKDVDAQFNHVISQEHFGRWLQLWFTTIDELFHGNKATEAKERARNIASMLFFRMFEVKPKPTTT; encoded by the coding sequence ATGAAAACAAAGGAAATAGAAAATAGAGCAGATGTTTATTTATTGGTTTCAACTTTTTACGATAAAATTAAAAAGGATGATTTCATTGGCCCTATATTTTTAAGAATAATTTCAGAAGAAGAATGGGAAGATCATCTTCAAAAACTAACTGATTTTTGGGAAACCAATTTATTCTTTGTTAGAAAATTTAAAGGTAATCCAATGAAAGCTCATAAAGATGTAGATGCTCAGTTTAATCATGTCATTTCTCAAGAACATTTTGGACGATGGCTTCAGTTATGGTTTACAACTATCGATGAGCTTTTTCATGGTAATAAAGCTACAGAAGCTAAAGAAAGAGCACGAAACATAGCCTCAATGCTCTTTTTTAGAATGTTTGAAGTGAAACCCAAACCAACAACTACATAA